From the Lathyrus oleraceus cultivar Zhongwan6 chromosome 4, CAAS_Psat_ZW6_1.0, whole genome shotgun sequence genome, one window contains:
- the LOC127075892 gene encoding BON1-associated protein 2 — protein MSMTIEITILSAENLHENKKAIKGNTFVTVQCDGSNDEASTTKLDSEGGSYPRWNEKLVMNVPMHARFVTIDVRYKTRGTSSSSVGMARIPISDFIGGYVHENQLQFLSYRLWDNRVRRNGVVNISARVKVSQQNSCSNSMLSKGNGVPVTGVPVAGNGSKRVVTGIPAVWLNYQRNV, from the coding sequence ATGTCAATGACAATAGAGATAACTATTCTATCTGCAGAAAATCTACACGAGAACAAAAAGGCCATAAAAGGAAACACATTCGTCACGGTTCAATGCGACGGAAGCAACGACGAAGCGAGTACCACCAAGCTTGATTCGGAAGGCGGGAGTTACCCTAGATGGAATGAGAAGTTAGTGATGAATGTGCCAATGCATGCAAGGTTCGTAACAATAGATGTGAGATACAAAACAAGAGGAACTAGTAGTAGTAGTGTTGGAATGGCTAGAATACCTATTTCTGATTTCATTGGAGGTTATGTGCATGAAAACCAATTGCAGTTTTTGAGTTATAGGTTGTGGGATAATAGAGTTAGGAGAAATGGAGTTGTAAATATTTCAGCTAGGGTAAAAGTGTCTCAACAAAATTCTTGTTCTAATTCGATGCTATCGAAGGGGAATGGAGTTCCGGTAACTGGTGTTCCGGTGGCCGGTAATGGCTCCAAGAGAGTTGTAACCGGAATTCCAGCTGTTTGGTTAAACTACCAAAGAAACGTTTGA